A window of the Scylla paramamosain isolate STU-SP2022 chromosome 34, ASM3559412v1, whole genome shotgun sequence genome harbors these coding sequences:
- the LOC135090077 gene encoding arf-GAP with dual PH domain-containing protein 1-like isoform X1, translating into MGDRNSRRIIELVKLVGNSLCADCGCPNPEWASYNLGVFICTTCATWHRKLGTHVSKVKHLKLDKWDDEQVQGMEEMGNEKAKQKYEQHVPPCYRVPKPGDPPVLQEQWVRAKYERQEFIHVDKQTYITNEIEGRLMKKARDENKYYERKFSVSENSLKYYNKENSKEPKVTITLSELSICLAPPKMKQNNGMQLSYMCDGSTRHIYVYHAQGETIIHWYMAIRNIKLNRLLVAYPSATPEEVVPYLTNDFAMEGWLSKTGPSERDAYRKRWFTLDDRKLMYHENPMDPYPRGEIFLGHKDDNYSVKEGVPRGCKDHDCAFSLVTPDRTFVMSAPTCEERAQWMKAINTVLERPLRPQDNQSKAEIEAKRKSSRASRHSLFSFH; encoded by the exons ATGGGAGATAGGAACTCTCGCAGAATAATAGAGCTGGTCAAATTGGTGGGCAACAGCCTGTGTGCCGACTGTGGCTGTCCCA ACCCAGAATGGGCATCTTACAACCTTGGTGTGTTCATCTGCACCACATGTGCGACCTGGCACAGGAAGCTGGGAACCCACGTGTCCAAGGTGAAGCATCTCAAGCTGGACAA gtggGATGATGAGCAGGTGCAGGGTATGGAGGAGATGGGGAATGAGAAAGCCAAACAGAAATATGAGCAGCATGTCCCTCCCTGCTACAGAGTGCCCAAACCAGGCGACCCTCC TGTGCTACAGGAGCAGTGGGTGAGGGCCAAGTATGAGCGGCAGGAGTTCATACACgtggacaaacagacatacatcaCCAATGAGATTGAGGGACGGCTGATGAAGAAGGCACGAGatgaaaacaagtattatgagagGAAGTTTTCAGTGTCGGAGAATTCTTTAAAGTATTACAATAAGGAG AACTCGAAGGAACCCAAAGTGACCATCACCCTGTCTGAGCTCAGCATATGCCTGGCGCCGCCCAAGATGAAGCAGAACAATGGCATGCAACTCTCCTACATGTGTGACGGCTCCACTCGGCACATCTATGTTTACCACGCCCAGGGGGAGACCATCATCCACTGGTACATGGCCATCCGCAACATCAAGCTGAACCGTCTCCTTGTGGCCTACCCGAGTGCTACGCCGGAggag gTGGTTCCTTACTTAACCAATGACTTCGCAATGGAGGGCTGGCTTTCCAAGACAGGGCCCAGCGAGAGGGATGCATACCGAAAGAGGTGGTTCACTCTGGACGACCGCAAGTTAATGTACCATGAGAATCCAATG GACCCGTACCCGCGAGGGGAGATATTCCTGGGGCACAAGGATGACAACTACAGTGTGAAGGAGGGTGTGCCAAGAGGCTGCAAGGACCATGACTGTGCCTTCTCCCTGGTCACTCCCGATCGGACATTTGTCATGTCAGCGCCAACATGCGAGGAGAGAGCACAGTGGATGAAGGCAATCAACACCGTGCTGGAGCGACCCTTGCGGCCACAGGACAATCAGAGTAAGGCGGAGATTGAAGCAAAGAGAAAGTCCTCACGAGCCTCACGACACTCTTTGTTTAGCTTCCACTAG
- the LOC135090077 gene encoding arf-GAP with dual PH domain-containing protein 1-like isoform X2 has translation MGDRNSRRIIELVKLVGNSLCADCGCPNPEWASYNLGVFICTTCATWHRKLGTHVSKVKHLKLDKWDDEQVQGMEEMGNEKAKQKYEQHVPPCYRVPKPGDPPVLQEQWVRAKYERQEFIHVDKQTYITNEIEGRLMKKARDENKYYERKFSVSENSLKYYNKENSKEPKVTITLSELSICLAPPKMKQNNGMQLSYMCDGSTRHIYVYHAQGETIIHWYMAIRNIKLNRLLVAYPSATPEEVVPYLTNDFAMEGWLSKTGPSERDAYRKRWFTLDDRKLMYHENPMDPYPRGEIFLGHKDDNYSVKEGVPRGCKDHDCAFSLVTPDRTFVMSAPTCEERAQWMKAINTVLERPLRPQDNQMAVNLVRKKPGKFSLDIFSLG, from the exons ATGGGAGATAGGAACTCTCGCAGAATAATAGAGCTGGTCAAATTGGTGGGCAACAGCCTGTGTGCCGACTGTGGCTGTCCCA ACCCAGAATGGGCATCTTACAACCTTGGTGTGTTCATCTGCACCACATGTGCGACCTGGCACAGGAAGCTGGGAACCCACGTGTCCAAGGTGAAGCATCTCAAGCTGGACAA gtggGATGATGAGCAGGTGCAGGGTATGGAGGAGATGGGGAATGAGAAAGCCAAACAGAAATATGAGCAGCATGTCCCTCCCTGCTACAGAGTGCCCAAACCAGGCGACCCTCC TGTGCTACAGGAGCAGTGGGTGAGGGCCAAGTATGAGCGGCAGGAGTTCATACACgtggacaaacagacatacatcaCCAATGAGATTGAGGGACGGCTGATGAAGAAGGCACGAGatgaaaacaagtattatgagagGAAGTTTTCAGTGTCGGAGAATTCTTTAAAGTATTACAATAAGGAG AACTCGAAGGAACCCAAAGTGACCATCACCCTGTCTGAGCTCAGCATATGCCTGGCGCCGCCCAAGATGAAGCAGAACAATGGCATGCAACTCTCCTACATGTGTGACGGCTCCACTCGGCACATCTATGTTTACCACGCCCAGGGGGAGACCATCATCCACTGGTACATGGCCATCCGCAACATCAAGCTGAACCGTCTCCTTGTGGCCTACCCGAGTGCTACGCCGGAggag gTGGTTCCTTACTTAACCAATGACTTCGCAATGGAGGGCTGGCTTTCCAAGACAGGGCCCAGCGAGAGGGATGCATACCGAAAGAGGTGGTTCACTCTGGACGACCGCAAGTTAATGTACCATGAGAATCCAATG GACCCGTACCCGCGAGGGGAGATATTCCTGGGGCACAAGGATGACAACTACAGTGTGAAGGAGGGTGTGCCAAGAGGCTGCAAGGACCATGACTGTGCCTTCTCCCTGGTCACTCCCGATCGGACATTTGTCATGTCAGCGCCAACATGCGAGGAGAGAGCACAGTGGATGAAGGCAATCAACACCGTGCTGGAGCGACCCTTGCGGCCACAGGACAATCAGA TGGCGGTCAACTTGGTTCGGAAAAAACCAGGCAAGTTCAGCTTAGACATCTTCAGCTTAGGTTAA